Proteins from one Sarcophilus harrisii chromosome 2, mSarHar1.11, whole genome shotgun sequence genomic window:
- the C2H14orf119 gene encoding uncharacterized protein C14orf119 homolog, whose amino-acid sequence MSLKSPAAWISPSSSSTLSTTPDNYSFLSMSYFTSQEMKCVLHWFANWSDPQRERFLQDLVAKAVPGKLQPLLEGLEQLSVSGADRPPHIFDCQLRLWDQWFRSWAEEERNEFVRQLEVSEPDFVAKFYQAVAATAGKD is encoded by the coding sequence ATGTCACTGAAATCACCTGCTGCTTGGATATCACCATCCTCCTCCTCTACTTTATCCACTACTCCAGACAATTATTCCTTCCTCTCCATGTCTTACTTCACTTCACAGGAGATGAAGTGTGTTCTACATTGGTTTGCCAACTGGTCAGATCCCCAGCGTGAGCGTTTCCTGCAGGATTTGGTAGCTAAGGCAGTGCCAGGCAAATTACAGCCCCTCTTAGAAGGATTGGAACAGCTTAGTGTGTCTGGAGCAGACCGACCACCACACATTTTTGATTGCCAGCTTCGACTCTGGGATCAGTGGTTCCGAAGTTGGGCTGAGGAAGAACGCAATGAGTTTGTGAGACAACTGGAGGTCAGTGAGCCAGACTTTGTAGCAAAGTTTTATCAAGCAGTGGCTGCTACAGCTGGTAAGGACTAA
- the LMLN2 gene encoding LOW QUALITY PROTEIN: leishmanolysin-like peptidase 2 (The sequence of the model RefSeq protein was modified relative to this genomic sequence to represent the inferred CDS: deleted 2 bases in 1 codon; substituted 2 bases at 2 genomic stop codons), producing the protein MSTAGWEGPLWGRLYSQQRNSLLLLHLLLFLKGIKGRCLHEETQRSVSLIGPPVSSLSLEPRSGSSSLDHSNAPRPIRIQAWYSKESNLKSEILYPERDWKYWEFQIDAVLREAIHRIQGVLAVPPVQGSLLLSRDPERYCQAIWRDPDSPNHYRCSLLNPGYVGENCMGVKIPDSHLRGYSLWPEQGSPELIQPDGPGISNTDFLLYVQVAHTLKCHHEVRGIXLSCSTYSIAPILISXSPSSLIVSNIAVLPTTASMLFYLQPSIIAYAACCQLDSQDRPLAGAITFCTHHLSGLHYSHSDIVMVTIHELFHVLGFSGQLFKKWRDCTAGSSIGDKCSPRRQVTRRDEWGQLILTTPTVSHSLARHLGVSEAIQGVPLEEEGLFSSHWEARLFQGSVMTATFDGAHRTQIDLITLAAFADSGWYQVNLSAAQELLWGQGSGLNFGLVTSCKSGSSEFFCVGSGLGCHYLHFDKGQCSSDSLLEGCRMYKPLTYQSECWKKENAPLPIAENPHGEIYHPKSRCFMANLTSVRVFRNGTTPLPRCYLHRCTKGSTYYVQAAGSPWVLCLPGKSIQVPGYYGLLFCPRVQFCQANKDLMSLRLSTTRPLSPGLLIRLPLGLTGPTSYYLNKMQHQELIQAILQALVIRAGTHMCHFHSPSVNSNLVFTVHMWEFPGCQGPPIEILYKALSRSLNDTPLNVDYGEATFTTDYNRWLTSPGLISPNPGIILPIGLSLILLILVGTGGTLAYRKYQASLRVAPSASYPSSELPGSIRSISEGMGEA; encoded by the exons ATGTCTACAGCAGGTTGGGAGGGGCCTTTGTGGGGAAGACTATACTCCCAACAGAGAAATTCTCTGCTACTCCTTCATTTGCTGCTGTTTCTGAAGGGAATTAAGGGCCGCTGTCTACATGAGGAAACACAGAGATCTGTGAGTCTTATTGGACCACCTGTTTCCTCATTGTCCCTTGAGCCACGCTCTGGTTCTAGTTCTCTTGACCATTCCAATGCTCCAAGGCCTATTCGTATCCAGGCCTGGTATTCTAaggaatcaaatttaaaaagtgagATTTTGTACCCTGAGAGAGACTGGAAGTACTGGGAATTTCAGATAGATGCAGTTCTAAGAGAGGCCATTCATCGGATCCAGGGGGTACTTGCAG TCCCACCAGTGCAAGGATCCCTTCTTCTGAGTCGTGATCCAGAACGGTACTGTCAAGCTATCTGGAGGGATCCAGACTCCCCAAATCACTACAG ATGCAGCCTTCTGAACCCTGGCTACGTGGGAGAGAACTGCATGGGGGTAAAG ATTCCTGATTCCCATCTCCGTGGTTATTCCTTATGGCCAGAACAAGGATCCCCAGAATTGATCCAACCAGATGGGCCTGGAATCTCAAATACTGATTTCCTCTTGTATGTACAAGTTGCTCATACTCTGAAATGCCACCATGAGGTGAGGGGT ATCTAATTGTCTTGTTCTACCTATTCCATAGCTCCCATCTTAATCTCCTAATCACCCAGCTCCCTCATTGTGTCCAACATTGCGGTGCTTCCCACTACTGCCTCCATGTTATTTTATCTCCAGCCCTCCATTATTGCCTATGCTGCCTGCTGCCAGCTGGACAGCCAAGATCGGCCCCTTGCAGGAGCCATCACCTTCTGCACACACCACCTTAGCGGCCTCCACTACAGCCACAGTGACATTGTCATG gtTACAATACATGAACTGTTCCATGTTCTGGGCTTCTCTGGACAACTCTTCAAGAAATGGAGGGATTGTACAGCAGGTTCGAGCA TTGGAGATAAATGTTCCCCAAGACGACAAGTGACCAGAAGAGATGAATGGGGGCAGCTGATTCTCACCACCCCCACTGTAAGCCACAGCCTAGCCAGGCACTTGGGAGTCTCAGAAGCCATACAAGGAGTCCCTTTAGAGGAAGAG GGTCTATTTTCCTCTCATTGGGAAGCTCGTTTATTCCAGGGATCTGTGATGACTGCTACCTTTGATGGTGCTCACCGTACTCAGATTGACCTTATCACTCTTGCTGCCTTTGCTGACTCTGGCTGGTATCAAGTAAATCTCAGTGCTGCACAGGAACTGCTGTGGGGTCAGG GATCTGGTTTGAACTTTGGTTTGGTGACATCCTGTAAATCTGGCTCCTCAGAATTCTTCTGTGTCGGCAG TGGACTGGGCTGTCACTACCTGCACTTTGACAAAGGACAGTGCTCATCGGATTCTCTGTTGGAAGGCTGCCGAATGTACAAGCCATTAACATATCAA AGTGAATGCTGGAAGAAGGAAAATGCACCCCTTCCTATAGCAGAAAATCCTCATGGGGAGATATACCATCCCAAAAGCCGATGCTTCATGGCTAACCTCACTTCAGTCCGGGTATTCAGAAATGGAACCACACCCCTCCCTCGATGCTACTTACATCGATGCACCAAAGGAAGTACATACTATGTGCAGGCAGCAGGATCACCCTGGGTCCTATGTCTCCCAGGGAAGTCTATTCAG GTCCCTGGGTATTACGGCCTCCTCTTCTGTCCCCGGGTCCAGTTCTGCCAGGCAAATAAAGATCTCATGTCTCTTCGTCTCTCAACTACAAGGCCTTTATCCCCAGGATTGCTGATCCGGTTGCCCCTAGGACTTACCGGACCCACAAGCTATTACTTGAATAAGATGCAGCATCAGGAACTGATCCAAGCTATACTGCAGGCCCTGGTGATCAGAGCAGGCACCCACAT GTGCCATTTCCACAGTCCCTCAGTAAACTCTAACCTGGTGTTTACTGTGCACATGTGGGAGTTTCCTGGATGTCAAGGTCCCCCAATTGAGATCCTATATAAAGCTCTGAGCCGATCCCTCAATGATACACCATTAAATGTGGACTATGGTGAAGCCACTTTTACCACAGACTACAATAG GTGGCTGACCTCACCAGGTCTCATTTCCCCAAATCCAGGTATAATTCTGCCCATAGGCCTCAGTCTCATTCTACTTATTCTGGTAGGTACAGGGGGAACTTTGGCCTACAGGAAATACCAAGCTTCCCTTCGAGTCGCACCATCAGCTTCTTATCCTTCATCAGAACTCCCAGGATCAATAAGAAGCATCTCTGAGGGAATGGGAGAAGCATAA